The following are encoded in a window of Castanea sativa cultivar Marrone di Chiusa Pesio chromosome 9, ASM4071231v1 genomic DNA:
- the LOC142609009 gene encoding uncharacterized protein LOC142609009 produces MDRFCGVRVVQVARGQNRHADSLAILASSLTEEVPRLIKVELVDEPSINARVSVSLITTTEPCWMDPIIDFLAEDQVPADEKEVEKVHQAAAWNWLLADCKLYRRSFKGPYLQCLHPSKIEELLTELHEGVCGSHVGGRLLAHRAMTQGFWRLQMQKDATEYARKYYFTKRVEAEALANIRDVNVKKFVWRNIVRRFGVPESLALDNGLQLNSKAFDEYCSSLGIKNKLEAAKGRWAEELPNVLWAYRTTPRRSTGKTLFSLTYGAKVVMPTEINLCSARISGFSPAESVELVVSKLNLLEEHRESVTIRLVEYQQKLARRDNRDVRRKEFSVGDLVLRKVVGNNRNVNAGKLAPTGEGPYRVTAITGT; encoded by the exons ATGGACCGCTTTTGTGGTGTGAGAGTGGTTCAAGTGGCCAGGGGACAGAACCGGCACGCTGATTCTTTGGCCATATTAGCATCATCGTTAACCGAGGAGGTACCCCGATTAATCAAAGTGGAGCTAGTAGACGAACCGAGTATTAATGCAAGGGTAAGTGTTTCACTGATAACAACAACCGAACCATGTTGGATGGATCCGATCATCGACTTCTTAGCCGAGGATCAAGTGCCAGCCGATGAAAAGGAAGTAGAAAAAGTACACCAAGCAGCTGCTTGGAATTGGTTATTAGCTGATTGTAAGCTGTACCGAAGGTCTTTTAAGGGGCCTTACTTACAGTGTTTGCACCCTAGCAAGATTGAAGAACTTCTGACCGAACTACATGAGGGAGTGTGCGGCAGTCACGTGGGGGGACGTTTATTAGCCCACCGAGCGATGACTCAAGGATTTTGGAGGTTGCAAATGCAAAAGGATGCTACCGAGTATGCACGAAAGT ACTATTTCACCAAGAGGGTAGAGGCAGAGGCGTTGGCAAACATCCGGGATGTGAATGTTAAGAagtttgtatggagaaacattgtaAGAAGGTTCGGGGTACCAGAGTCTCTCGCATTAGATAATGGGTTGCAGCTCAATAGCAAAGCTTTCGACGAGTATTGTAGCAGCCTCGGTATCAAGAACAA ATTGGAGGCTGCTAAGGGTAGGTGGGcagaagaattgcccaatgtttTATGGGCATACCGGACAACCCCGAGGAGATCCACGGGAAAGACTCTATTTTCTCTAACATATGGAGCGAAAGTTGTCATGCCAACCGAGATAAATTTGTGCAGTGCCCGGATTTCAGGATTCTCCCCAGCCGAGAGCGTAGAATTAGTGGTGAGTAAGTTGAACTTGTTGGAAGAGCACCGGGAGTCAGTGACCATACGGCTGGTAGAATATCAGCAAAAACTTGCTCGGAGAGACAACAGAGACGTGAGGAGAAAGGAGTTTAGCGTCGGAGATTTGGTACTTCGGAAGGTAGTAGGAAACAACCGAAATGTCAATGCAGGAAAGTTAGCACCGACTGGGGAAGGACCATATAGAGTAACTGCCATTACTGGCACATGA
- the LOC142610537 gene encoding adenylosuccinate synthetase 2, chloroplastic: MSLSSMALDSNPMRVPQTPFLGGRHHHLRPIILPRRPNLIVCSSVSVSVSASASASLSVAESSTTQGTNRIGSLSQVSGVLGCQWGDEGKGKLVDILAHHFDIVARCQGGANAGHTIYNAEGKKFALHLVPSGILNDDTLCVIGNGVVVHLPGLFEEIDGLESNGVSCKGRILVSDRAHLLFDFHQEVDGLRESELAQSFIGTTKRGIGPCYSSKVIRNGIRVSDLRHMDTFPQKLDLLLSDAASRFQGFNYGPEMLREEVEKYKRYAERLEPFIADTVHVMNEAISDKKKILVEGGQATMLDIDFGTYPFVTSSSPSAGGICTGLGIAPRVVGDLIGVVKAYNTRVGSGPFPTEILGQGGDLLRFAGQEFGTTTGRPRRCGWLDIVALKYSCQINGFSSLNLTKLDVLSDLPEIRLGVSYKHINGTPVKSFPADLRLLEQLKVEYEVLPGWKCDISSIRNYADLPLAARTYVERIEELVGVPIHYIGIGPGRDALIVK; this comes from the exons ATGAGTCTTTCGTCAATGGCTCTCGACTCGAACCCTATGAGGGTCCCACAGACCCCTTTCTTGGGTGGTCGCCACCACCACCTCAGACCCATTATTCTCCCTCGCCGCCCAAACCTCATCGTCTGCTCCTCAGTCTCAGTCTCAGTCTCAGCCTCTGCCTCTGCATCTCTGAGCGTAGCCGAATCGAGCACAACCCAAGGAACCAACCGGATCGGGTCTTTGAGTCAAGTATCGGGAGTGTTGGGCTGTCAGTGGGGAGACGAAGGCAAAGGCAAACTGGTCGACATCTTGGCCCATCACTTCGACATCGTTGCTCGTTGCCAG GGTGGAGCTAATGCTGGACATACTATCTACAATGCAGAGGGAAAGAAGTTTGCCCTTCACCTGGTTCCCTCAGGTATCCTTAATGATGATACCCTTTGTGTTATTGGGAATGGAGTTGTGGTGCATCTACCAGGgctctttgaagaaattgatggcCTGGAATCCAATGGGGTTTCCTGCAAGGGAAGAATACTGGTATCTGATCGTGCTCACCTGTTATTTGACTTCCATCAGGAAGTGGATGGGCTTAGAGAGTCTGAGCTTGCCCAATCTTTTATTGGCACTACAAAGAGAGGAATTGGACCATGTTACTCAAGCAAGGTTATACGGAATGGCATTAGAGTAAGTGACTTGAGGCACATGGATACATTTCCTCAAAAGCTTGATCTTTTATTGTCAGATGCAGCTTCAAGATTCCAAGGTTTTAACTATGGCCCAGAAATGCTTAGGGAAGAAgttgaaaaatacaaaagataTGCTGAGAGATTGGAGCCCTTCATTGCTGATACCGTGCATGTCATGAATGAAGCCATCTCAGATAAGAAGAAGATTTTAGTTGAAGGTGGTCAAGCCACCATGCTAGATATTGACTTTGGAACTTACCCTTTTGTAACTTCTTCTAGTCCATCAGCTGGTGGAATTTGCACTGGTCTTGGCATTGCTCCAAGAGTAGTAGGTGATCTAATTGGAGTG GTAAAAGCCTACAATACAAGAGTTGGCTCTGGTCCTTTTCCTACAGAAATCTTGGGTCAAGGGGGCGACCTCCTAAGGTTTGCTGGCCAGGAGTTTGGCACAACTACAGGCCGTCCTCGTCGTTGCGGTTGGCTGGATATAGTGGCGCTGAAATACTCTTGTCAGATCAATGGCTTTTCATCACTGAATCTCACCAAACTCGACGTTTTGTCCGATCTCCCTGAAATTCGGCTGGGGGTTTCTTATAAACACATCAATGGCACACCAGTCAAGTCATTCCCTGCAGATCTTCGTCTTCTTGAGCAATTGAAG GTGGAGTACGAAGTATTGCCTGGGTGGAAGTGTGATATTTCTTCTATCAGAAACTACGCTGACCTTCCATTGGCTGCACGTACCTATGTGGAAAGGATAGAAGAACTTGTTGGTGTACCAATCCATTACATTGGTATTGGACCTGGACGTGATGCCCTgatagtaaaataa